In Malassezia restricta chromosome VII, complete sequence, the sequence GCGCAGGAGATGCGCTTcctcgtgcagcgccacggcacgctcgacaTTCTGCGCGGCCGGCTCCTGTCGACGCTCTTTTACGAAGAgtcgacgcgcacgtcgtcgtcgtttgaggcggcgatgctgcgctgcggTGGACAGGTCGTGTCGATCaacacgtcgcgctcgtcggtGGCCAAGggcgagacgctcgcggacacggtgcgcacgctcggctGCTACAGCGACGTGATTGTGCTGCGTCATCCCGCGGTCGGCTCGTCGCAGGAGGCGGCGAAGTTCTCGCCCGTGCCGATCATCAACGCGGGCGACGGTGTCGGCGAGCACccgacgcaggcgctgctcgatgtgTTTACGATCCGCGAGGAGCTCGGCACCGTGAATGGCCTCACGGTCACGATGCTCGGCGACCTCAAGAACggccgcacgacgcactcgctcgtgcgcctccTGTCGCTGTacggcgtgcgcgtcaACTTTGTGAGCCCTCCGTCGCTCGAGATGCCCCGCGAGGTGATTCGCGAGGTGCtcaagctcggcatgccCGTGTACGAGACGGCGAACCTCGACGAGGTCATCGGCAAGACGGACGTGCTGTACGTGacgcgcatccagcgcgagCGCTTTGCGTCGCCCGAAGAGTACGAGGCCGTCAAGGGCTGCTACGTCGTCAACAACGATGTGCTCGCTCGCGCCAAGCCCGACATGGTCGTCCTGCATCCCctgccgcgcgtcgacgAAGTCGACTTGGAGGTCGACTTTGACATCAAGCGCGCCGCGTACTTCCGCCAAATGCGCTGCGGCCTGTTCATCCGCATGGCGCTCCTGGCCATGGTCCTGCAGTCGCCGGCCTaggccgcgacgcccgTACGATTAGTCAGCGTCATAGTCCGCGCCCCTCGCTCCCTctggcctcgtcgtcgacccAGCGCGGCTGCCTCGGATgcccacgccgcctgcctGGGACCCGGACGTGGCGTTGCAGTGGCCTCCGCCGTACCATGCCTTGATCGGCACGTACGCCTGCGTGTTTGCCAGCACCACaggcgtgctgctgctctACGTCATGATGCGCCGTCCCAGGGCCTGCTACGCGTACGCCACGGGCGTGTCGGCCCTCTCTGCCGCCGcaatgtgcgtgcgctACGTGCGCCCAGAGCGCTTCTAcatcgcgcgcctcttGGACTTGTGGCTCGCGGAAGCCACGCTCGgcatgtgcatgcgcctcctcgatgcgctcatggcgctcgtcgcACTGTcaggccgaggcgcgtggcCGCACCGCCCAGCATGGCAGGCCTACATGCGCGTCTCGCACATCGCATGGGCCTGCTCGGGCCTCACCGTCCGCAGCCGCCTGCTGTACTCGCTCATGTACCTGCTCGTGTGCCTGCAATGGGGCATGTACGCCACCACGCTGCACCGACTCCGACGCGCGCTCCCCGTCAGGGAACGCGCGCCTGCACTGACGCCCACGACCGCATGGCGCGTGTCAATATCGTTGCTGCAtccgccgcgcccgcgccaAGTGTCGCCGAACACCCTCGTATACCTGCACGACCTGCTGGGCTCGGCCGTCGTCTTGTGCGTCCAGCTCATGTTCCTCGTCATCTACACATACGCGGAAgagctgcgcgactttCACGCGTGGATCGTccacacgacgcgcctctTCTCGCTCGTGTTTGTGGGCCTGCTCATGGCGCCAGGCCTTGTCCCCCGCTTCGCTGCCGCCAACTACCGCGCGCCACGATACCCGACCTGTCCCTAGCTACGATGTACGTACGTTACTCCCGCGATGCACGAAAGTCTGTCTCGACACTCGTGACCACGTCCGACATGTCCGCActcagctgctcgagcgtcgcagccgccgagcgGTGGTacgccagctgcgcctgcacgagctgcgccagacTCTTGATCGGCTCCGGATTGTCCAGCACCGTCTTCATCAAGCTGATCGCCTCCTCCGTCGCACTCACCAGCTTGTCCTCCGCCTGCTCGACCTCCTCCCGTATCGACGCCAGCTTGCTGCCACTCGGCGTACTCGACTGCTCCGCCGACTTGagatgcgcgcgccatccatccaggtgcaggcgcgcatcacgcacctgctggCGCGCACGGATCGCCATCTGGATCTGCGCGCCAAACGTATTCCACACCACCAGGAACGAATAGACGATCGACTGGTCCtggtgcaggcgcgcatggcccacggcatcctgcgccacagcaaagcggcgcagcagctcggccagctTGCTCTCCGTCGTGTCCACGAGCTCGCCCTCCGCATACGCCGGCACTTTCGGAGGACACTGCGACAAGTCCATcgccgcggccgtcgcACTGCGCGCGATCGCATGACTCAGCGTGCGTGGAtgcgacgccgacgccgcaggcgcaggcgccgcacTCTTCgtcgcctgcgccgcccacgTCGACAGCGTGTGGCCCAGATGCTGAGCACCATGCGTCACAGActcctgcagcgcatgcgggTAGTCATACGCCTCGTTCTCATACGTCTtgatcgtgcgcaccaTGTGCTGGTGCGCACTTTTCAGCGCATCCACCCGCTGCTCCAGCTGCTTGTACTCAGCCGGCAGCTCCGTCAGATCCTGTGCATGGCCAAAGCGCTCACGCGCCTGCTGGTTCAGCGTGCCAAAGCGCTCCGTCAGCTTCTGGCCCAACGGCCCCACGGACGCCGTCCACTGCTTCCAGTGCTCCATCGTGCGCCCCGCCAACGTGTCCTCCACGCACGCCAAGCGAGCGCGGCCGTCCCGCCAAGGCCACGTGGcactcgagcgcgtggcagcgctcgctgcgcacgccgcccacgttcgtgcgccgcgatgcagTACCAGCCGGAGGAAAAGGTGCTGTGCTTCCACGGGCCGCTCATGTACCAGGCCAAGATCCTGATGGCCGAAGACTGGAAGGGCACAGAGAATCAGCATGGCGCCGTGGGGCCGCACTACTTTGTGCACTACCAGGGCTGGAAAAAGACGTGGGACGAGTGGGTGCccgacgcgcgcctgctcaagTACACGGACGAGAATCTCGCGCGGCAAAAGgccctcgtcgatgcgcacaaggccgaggcggccgcagcggcggccgtcgcggcggcgcacgcagaGAACGCCGCCTCGCGATCCAAGACAGATGCGCGCCACAAgggcggcagcgccgctggcccaggcacggcgagcggcCGGCGTGGGTCGAAGCGGAGCCGCGACGCCTCCGAGGCGGACGACCACGAGCGCAAGCCTGATttgcgcctcgtcctgcCCGAGTCGCTCAAGtcgcagctcgtcgacgactGGGAAAACATCACGCGGAAAGAGCAGCTCGTCCCCCTCCCACGCACACCCAATGTCAAGCAGATTCTCCAAGAGTTCGCCGAGCGGCACCGCCCGTCCGACGCGCGATCGTCCCACGTGCTCTCCGAGGTGCTTGCAGGCCTCCAGCTCTACTTTGACAAGAGTCTCGCCCAAAACCTGCTCTACCgcttcgagcgcgagcagtACGTGCAGATGCGGAAGCTGCACGGACCCCAGCCTCGCGACGAGGAGCCCAAGCCCGCGCGGCGCggacgcgcagcgcagcagGAAGTGCCCGTGAACGCTGCTGGCCAGCTGGATCTCGAGGCAAGCGACATGTACGGGGCAGAGCACCTCCTGCGCCTATTTGTGAATCTACCGGACATTGTATCACATACCAGCATGGACCCCGCGTCTGTGTCCCTCCTGCGCGACCACGTCCACGCCTTCCTCGCGTTCCTCGCCCAGGAGCAAGCGCGCCTCTTTTGCCAGGCGTACCAGGAGCCCAGCCCCGCCTACCATCGCCTCCATAGTGTATAACATTCGGCCGAGACGTGTTGCGGCGGCCCAACCACGACGGAccgaggcacgtcgcgtggCCCAGGTGTTTTGTCCCACCCAACATGAACGTGCAGGTGGACAGGAATcagccacgcacgcccgcGACCGACAGCCGCGCGCTGCAGAACCTGATCAAGAGCGAAAAGGCGTACGTCGACGACCTCCTGGGCGCCACGTCTGCCGCCTacgcggccgcctcgtcccTCCACGCCTGGGGCATCTCCGAGACACCGGACCTGGATCATGCATCGGGCATCGTGTCGCAGGCACTCGAGTCCGCCGCGAACGCGCAAAAGACGTACGCACAGGCCCTCGATCAGTACAATGCGTCACTAAGAGACATGCTCGATCGCGAGCAGAGCATCCgcagcatcgtgcgcgACCGCGACATTCTCATGAGCCGCGTCATCAAAATGACACAGCGCAAACCAACGCGTTGGGAACTGATGAAAGGCGAGGAAGACCACCAAGCACGCGTCATCGACGCCCAAAACGAGCTCCAGGCATGCGAGCAGACACTCGCGAATGAGACGACCGCTCTCGTGGCCGTCAAGCGCCGCACCTTCAAAGAGGCCCTGACAATGCGCgccaaggtgctgggcgaTACGGGCGCCCGCATGATGGACAGCGCGCGCGATATCCTCGTGTTCCTCGACACATTCGACGCGGACTACCCCGTCGCACCCGTGCCCATCCAGCCGTATACGATGCCGTacccgccgccgccgccacccacCGTCGTCGGCCCCGCGGATCAGCACGTGTTCTTGTCCGACGCCTCCGTCTTTCGCCACATCATGCCACAGGAAgcgcagccacagccgctCATCCAGCCCAGCGCGCATGACCACGCGCTGGTGTACGAGCAGCCGCAGCTGCCGTACGAACAGGCCTGGACCGAAcctgccgccgacgccgtggcTCCATCGCCGCTGCCATCGATGGATCACTCGTCACTCATGGCCTCGCCTGTgccacgctcgcgctccaggaCGAAGCGCTCATCGAGCCTGTCGCGACACTTGCACGCTGCCTCGCTGCCGACCGTGCCCGGTGGCGTGCCcaccgcgccgcgcatgaACCTGGACCACGCTCGCGATGGCTTCGTGGCGCCGGCCGTCCCGGGTGGCGTGccgacagcgccgcgtctctTTGTGCACGACAACGACTCCGACGAGCTCAGCACGGCGGACACGTCCGTcgtgcatcgtccacaGCGGCATCGCCGCGTCGCCTCGGACGATGGACACCGACGATCCCACTCGTCAGGCGGCGGCTTCTtctcgcgcgtctcgaATCTCTTCCGCACCGACATGGCCGGCGCGCCATCCAGCTCCGACGCACTCCTATCGCCCAGGaagagcagcagcaggtcTGGCCGGTCGTCTGCGTggcacatgcgcgagcaccgcgacagcagcgacgacgagatgCCCACGAATGTGACGCGCCACGTGAACGAGCGTGTAGGTGCGAGCCGTGCCACGCCACGCATGCCGATCCGTTCTCGCGAGGAGCAGATGCTCGACGATGCCATCCGGCAAAGCGTGATTGGCGCCGGCATCACCGCCCGGCCCTCCTCGCGCCAGTCA encodes:
- a CDS encoding mortality factor 4-like protein 1; amino-acid sequence: MQYQPEEKVLCFHGPLMYQAKILMAEDWKGTENQHGAVGPHYFVHYQGWKKTWDEWVPDARLLKYTDENLARQKALVDAHKAEAAAAAAVAAAHAENAASRSKTDARHKGGSAAGPGTASGRRGSKRSRDASEADDHERKPDLRLVLPESLKSQLVDDWENITRKEQLVPLPRTPNVKQILQEFAERHRPSDARSSHVLSEVLAGLQLYFDKSLAQNLLYRFEREQYVQMRKLHGPQPRDEEPKPARRGRAAQQEVPVNAAGQLDLEASDMYGAEHLLRLFVNLPDIVSHTSMDPASVSLLRDHVHAFLAFLAQEQARLFCQAYQEPSPAYHRLHSV
- a CDS encoding BAR domain protein; amino-acid sequence: MEHWKQWTASVGPLGQKLTERFGTLNQQARERFGHAQDLTELPAEYKQLEQRVDALKSAHQHMVRTIKTYENEAYDYPHALQESVTHGAQHLGHTLSTWAAQATKSAAPAPAASASHPRTLSHAIARSATAAAMDLSQCPPKVPAYAEGELVDTTESKLAELLRRFAVAQDAVGHARLHQDQSIVYSFLVVWNTFGAQIQMAIRARQQVRDARLHLDGWRAHLKSAEQSSTPSGSKLASIREEVEQAEDKLVSATEEAISLMKTVLDNPEPIKSLAQLVQAQLAYHRSAAATLEQLSADMSDVVTSVETDFRASRE